Proteins co-encoded in one Streptomyces sp. NBC_01283 genomic window:
- a CDS encoding STAS domain-containing protein produces MSTETHRLTITELASCSDSAVLRVSGELDQSCEEFFLRTLGASVEAGHRHLVLDVTALMFCDSRGLNCLLAVRWLLARREGKLLLAGAGRRLSEMLALTGSTELLPGYRTVGQALQSLPDDQRPLWPPTEA; encoded by the coding sequence ATGTCCACTGAGACCCATCGCCTGACCATCACCGAGCTCGCGAGTTGCTCCGACTCCGCGGTGCTGCGGGTCAGCGGCGAGCTAGACCAGTCCTGCGAGGAGTTCTTCCTGCGTACCCTCGGCGCCTCCGTCGAGGCCGGGCACCGGCATCTGGTCCTGGACGTGACGGCGCTGATGTTCTGCGACTCGCGCGGCCTGAACTGCCTGCTCGCCGTGCGGTGGCTGCTCGCACGCCGCGAGGGAAAACTGCTGCTCGCGGGGGCGGGACGCCGCCTTTCGGAGATGCTGGCCCTGACCGGCAGCACGGAACTGCTCCCCGGTTACCGCACGGTCGGCCAGGCCCTGCAGTCCCTCCCGGACGACCAGCGCCCCCTGTGGCCGCCGACGGAGGCATAG
- a CDS encoding FtsX-like permease family protein yields the protein MSRIGTGALGRVVRSGVGRRRVQTLVIAVATMMAVASAVVAGSLMVAADAPFDHAFAQQHGAHISAQFDPAKASTARIEATGRLDGVTASAGPYPLTTIHPVGRDGGHVPATTLAGRSGPDAAVDDLDLKSGRWAAKPGEVVLDSSFTGPAFRLGSTLKTSDAADAATLTVVGLATSAGKTAAAWATPAQVRALASKDTPVTSQLLYRLQSADTKGQIAEGRKKLAAAVPSGALLGTESYLDAKRAADQGAAPTVPFLIAFGVLGIAMSVIIVGSVVSGAVGTSLRRIGILKAVGFTPREVVRAYVAQALIPAGAGIALGVVLGNLLAVPLLDDTEQAYGTASLSVAWWVDVVVPLAALLVVGVAALVPALRAGRLRTVEAIAVGRAPRTGRGRWAHRAAGRLPLPRAVTYGLASPFAHPVRAVAMLLAVAFGTVAATFAVGLTASLDAVGTASDPEERAAVTVLAGGRTAGPGQPPPATDGSADGTAADTAKVRAAVEAQAGTASSYGLTRSEVTVGGISGTVRASLYQGDTESGGYEMIAGHWIDGAGQLVVSTRFLERTGSEIGDTVRVTLKQQKRTLRIVGEAFDTSDDGLHLHADMGTFPGTAPQTFLVDVNAGVSPTAYAEKLSATLEPLGGDAMANDPSDQEGMILILNAMAALLTLMLVSVAGLGVLNSVVLDTRERVHDLGVCKAIGMSPRQTVGLVLASVAGIGVVGGLVGVPAGFALHGFVLPVMGHAAGTGLPPSVLDVYEAPQLVLLGFAGVVIALLGALLPAGWAARARTATALRTE from the coding sequence ATGAGCCGCATCGGCACCGGCGCGCTCGGCCGGGTCGTGCGCTCCGGAGTGGGCAGGCGGCGGGTGCAGACGCTCGTGATCGCCGTGGCCACGATGATGGCCGTGGCCTCGGCCGTGGTCGCCGGGTCCCTCATGGTCGCCGCGGACGCCCCCTTCGACCACGCCTTCGCGCAGCAGCACGGGGCGCACATCAGCGCCCAGTTCGACCCGGCCAAGGCGAGTACGGCGCGGATCGAGGCCACCGGGCGGCTGGACGGCGTCACGGCGAGCGCGGGACCGTACCCGCTCACGACGATCCACCCGGTGGGCCGGGACGGCGGTCATGTGCCCGCCACGACGCTGGCCGGGCGGTCCGGTCCGGACGCCGCCGTGGACGACCTGGACCTGAAGTCCGGCCGGTGGGCGGCGAAACCGGGCGAGGTCGTCCTCGACTCGTCGTTCACCGGGCCGGCGTTCAGGCTCGGCTCCACCCTGAAGACGTCGGACGCGGCGGACGCCGCGACCCTCACGGTCGTCGGCCTCGCCACGTCGGCCGGCAAGACGGCCGCCGCGTGGGCGACGCCCGCGCAGGTAAGGGCTCTGGCATCGAAGGACACTCCGGTCACGAGCCAGCTGCTCTACCGCCTGCAATCGGCGGACACGAAGGGGCAGATCGCCGAGGGCCGCAAGAAGCTCGCAGCCGCGGTGCCGTCCGGTGCGCTGCTCGGCACCGAGTCCTATCTGGACGCCAAGCGCGCCGCCGATCAGGGCGCGGCGCCGACCGTCCCGTTCCTGATCGCGTTCGGTGTGCTCGGCATCGCGATGTCGGTGATCATCGTCGGCAGCGTGGTCAGCGGCGCGGTCGGCACCAGCCTGCGCAGGATCGGCATCCTCAAGGCCGTCGGCTTCACGCCGCGCGAGGTCGTGCGCGCCTATGTGGCCCAGGCACTGATCCCGGCGGGCGCCGGCATCGCGCTGGGGGTCGTGCTCGGGAACCTGCTGGCCGTGCCGCTCCTCGACGACACCGAGCAGGCGTACGGCACTGCCTCGCTCTCGGTGGCCTGGTGGGTGGATGTCGTGGTGCCCCTCGCCGCGCTGCTCGTCGTCGGCGTCGCGGCGCTGGTGCCCGCGCTGCGGGCCGGGCGGCTGCGGACGGTCGAGGCCATCGCGGTGGGCCGGGCGCCGCGCACGGGGCGCGGCCGGTGGGCGCACCGGGCCGCAGGGCGGCTGCCGTTGCCGCGGGCGGTGACCTACGGTCTCGCGAGTCCCTTCGCGCACCCGGTCCGCGCGGTCGCGATGCTGCTCGCGGTGGCCTTCGGCACGGTCGCGGCGACGTTCGCGGTGGGTCTCACCGCCTCGCTGGACGCGGTCGGTACCGCCTCGGACCCCGAGGAGCGCGCCGCGGTGACCGTGCTCGCCGGCGGGCGGACCGCGGGCCCGGGGCAGCCTCCCCCCGCGACGGACGGCTCGGCGGACGGCACGGCCGCCGACACGGCGAAGGTACGCGCCGCCGTCGAGGCGCAGGCGGGCACCGCCTCGTCCTACGGCCTGACGCGGAGCGAGGTCACCGTGGGCGGGATCTCCGGCACGGTCCGGGCCAGCCTCTACCAGGGCGACACCGAGTCGGGCGGCTACGAAATGATCGCCGGGCACTGGATCGACGGCGCGGGCCAGCTCGTGGTGTCCACGCGCTTCCTGGAGCGGACCGGCTCCGAGATCGGTGACACCGTGCGGGTGACCCTCAAGCAGCAGAAGCGGACCCTGCGGATCGTCGGCGAGGCCTTCGACACCTCGGACGACGGCCTGCATCTGCACGCGGACATGGGCACCTTCCCCGGGACGGCGCCCCAGACGTTCCTCGTCGACGTGAACGCGGGCGTCTCCCCCACCGCGTACGCCGAGAAGCTCTCCGCGACGCTCGAACCGCTGGGCGGCGATGCCATGGCGAACGACCCGTCCGACCAGGAGGGCATGATCCTCATCCTGAACGCGATGGCGGCGCTGCTCACCCTGATGCTGGTCTCCGTGGCGGGCCTCGGCGTGCTCAACTCCGTCGTCCTTGACACCCGGGAGCGCGTCCACGACCTGGGCGTCTGCAAGGCGATCGGCATGTCACCGCGGCAGACCGTGGGGCTCGTGCTGGCTTCGGTGGCGGGGATCGGTGTGGTCGGCGGCCTCGTGGGCGTGCCTGCCGGGTTCGCGCTGCACGGCTTTGTGCTGCCGGTGATGGGGCACGCGGCGGGCACCGGCCTGCCGCCGTCGGTCCTGGACGTGTACGAGGCACCGCAGCTGGTCCTGCTGGGCTTCGCCGGGGTCGTCATCGCGCTGCTCGGCGCGCTGCTCCCCGCGGGGTGGGCGGCCAGGGCGCGCACGGCCACGGCACTGCGCACGGAGTAG
- a CDS encoding ABC transporter ATP-binding protein, which yields MTHVIELEGVAKRYDSAGAPALGPLDIGVAQGEALAVTGPSGSGKSTLLNLVAGLDKPTEGAVTVAGRRIDRLSEHALARFRREQIGMVFQFFNLLDDLTVADNIQLPAQLTGTARKKAAARTDELMEILRIQKHARAYPGRLSGGERQRVAVARALVNRPALLLADEPTGALDTASGHDVRELLVDLHRGGQTIVLVTHDLALAEACASRTIHLVDGQVALDSRAQVLR from the coding sequence ATGACTCACGTGATCGAGCTGGAGGGCGTTGCCAAGCGCTACGACAGTGCGGGCGCGCCCGCGCTCGGACCGCTGGACATCGGCGTCGCCCAGGGCGAGGCGCTCGCGGTGACGGGACCGTCCGGCAGCGGCAAGTCCACGCTCCTGAATCTTGTCGCGGGTCTGGACAAGCCGACGGAGGGCGCGGTCACGGTGGCCGGCCGTCGGATCGACCGGCTGAGCGAGCACGCGCTCGCGCGCTTCCGCCGCGAACAGATCGGCATGGTCTTCCAGTTCTTCAACCTGCTCGACGACCTCACCGTCGCCGACAACATCCAACTCCCCGCCCAGCTCACCGGGACGGCACGGAAGAAGGCGGCCGCCCGCACCGACGAGCTCATGGAGATCCTCCGCATCCAGAAGCACGCCCGCGCCTATCCCGGCCGTCTCTCCGGCGGCGAACGCCAGCGCGTCGCGGTCGCCAGGGCACTGGTCAACCGCCCCGCACTGCTCCTCGCCGACGAGCCGACCGGCGCGCTCGACACCGCGTCGGGCCATGACGTACGGGAGTTGCTCGTGGACCTGCATCGCGGCGGGCAGACGATCGTGCTCGTCACGCATGACCTGGCGCTCGCGGAGGCCTGCGCGAGCCGCACCATTCACCTGGTCGACGGCCAGGTCGCCCTCGACAGCCGTGCGCAGGTGCTCCGATGA
- a CDS encoding sensor histidine kinase — translation MDKGERRGPRQQLRDAFRPEPRPAPLSRRAVRSDVALAVLLTVVALIVAARYPDSGPVTYGPEPPARPAPPPPGPGIRDPEIYAAPWPLVVLSALPLAIRRWYPLAAFTVVLFAALAIGEDRTSWINVLTCVIGAYTAVMYSRYRMGAMVALLCAAVLAGIAFRGTAPVLPGWSSPAVVLLVAGVLAALVRFWRRQLTASRDRYAELQQTQGEAMRRAVDEERSRIAAELHDVVTHNVSVMVIQAGAARKVMDAAPERSKEALLAVEAGGRAAMAELRHVMGLLAAPDTGRNDTPADGLEPQPGLGQLDALIERVRAAGTPVGITVDLPPEPLSPGVDLAAYRVVQEALTNTIKHAPGADAAVTIGCADGHLEIEVIDTGAARDAPPADGNGRGLMGLRERLAVYGGELTAGPTLAGGFRIMALIPWRTA, via the coding sequence GTGGACAAGGGAGAGCGGCGCGGACCGCGGCAGCAACTGCGTGACGCGTTCCGGCCGGAGCCGAGGCCCGCACCGCTGTCGCGTCGTGCGGTGCGCAGCGACGTGGCCCTCGCGGTCCTGCTGACCGTCGTCGCCCTGATCGTGGCGGCGCGTTACCCCGACAGCGGGCCGGTCACGTACGGGCCGGAGCCCCCGGCCAGGCCCGCGCCGCCGCCTCCGGGGCCCGGCATACGGGACCCCGAGATCTACGCGGCGCCCTGGCCGCTCGTCGTGCTCTCGGCGCTGCCGCTCGCGATCCGGCGGTGGTATCCGCTGGCCGCGTTCACCGTGGTGCTGTTCGCGGCGCTTGCCATCGGCGAGGACAGGACTTCCTGGATCAACGTGCTGACCTGCGTCATCGGTGCCTATACCGCCGTCATGTACAGCCGTTACCGGATGGGGGCGATGGTGGCGCTGCTGTGCGCCGCCGTTCTTGCGGGCATCGCGTTCCGGGGCACGGCACCCGTCCTTCCCGGCTGGTCGAGCCCGGCGGTCGTCCTCCTCGTCGCGGGGGTCCTCGCCGCTCTGGTCCGGTTCTGGCGACGGCAGTTGACGGCGAGCCGGGACCGGTACGCGGAGCTGCAGCAGACGCAGGGCGAGGCCATGCGCCGGGCGGTGGACGAGGAGAGATCCCGCATAGCCGCCGAACTGCACGACGTGGTGACCCACAATGTGAGCGTGATGGTGATCCAGGCGGGCGCGGCACGCAAAGTGATGGACGCGGCGCCGGAGCGGTCGAAGGAGGCACTCCTCGCCGTCGAGGCCGGAGGACGGGCGGCGATGGCCGAACTCCGGCACGTGATGGGCCTGTTGGCGGCTCCGGACACCGGCAGGAACGACACCCCGGCGGACGGCCTGGAGCCGCAGCCGGGCCTCGGTCAGCTCGACGCCCTGATCGAACGGGTACGGGCCGCGGGGACACCGGTCGGCATCACGGTGGACCTGCCGCCGGAGCCGCTGTCGCCCGGCGTGGACCTCGCGGCGTACCGCGTCGTCCAGGAAGCGCTGACCAACACGATCAAGCACGCGCCCGGCGCCGACGCCGCCGTCACCATCGGCTGCGCGGACGGCCATCTGGAGATAGAAGTCATCGACACCGGCGCCGCGCGGGACGCACCGCCCGCGGACGGCAACGGCCGCGGCCTGATGGGACTGCGCGAGCGCCTCGCGGTCTACGGCGGCGAACTCACCGCCGGGCCCACGCTCGCGGGCGGCTTCCGGATCATGGCCCTCATCCCCTGGCGCACCGCATGA
- a CDS encoding response regulator, whose translation MTWPPLRIVIADDQALVRTGFGMILAADGIEVTAEAADGAEAVAAVRRTRPDVVLMDIRMPQMDGIEATRRILGGEGPHETRVIILTTYDLDHYVYAALTAGASGFLLKDVTPEHLVAAVRLVQSGDALLAPTITRRLIERFATREESAAPTLHRDLSGLTPRELEVLRLLATGLSNAELADRLFLSPTTVKTHIGRILSKLDLRDRVQAVVLAYETGLIAPGGRSADA comes from the coding sequence ATGACCTGGCCCCCGCTCCGTATCGTCATCGCCGACGACCAGGCCCTCGTGCGCACCGGTTTCGGGATGATCCTGGCCGCCGACGGCATCGAGGTGACAGCCGAGGCGGCCGACGGCGCCGAGGCGGTGGCCGCCGTCCGGCGCACCCGGCCCGACGTCGTGCTCATGGACATCCGCATGCCGCAGATGGACGGCATCGAGGCCACCCGGCGGATCCTGGGCGGCGAGGGCCCGCACGAGACCCGGGTCATCATCCTCACGACGTACGACCTGGACCACTACGTGTACGCGGCGCTCACCGCGGGCGCCAGCGGTTTCCTGCTCAAGGACGTCACCCCCGAGCATCTGGTGGCCGCCGTACGCCTGGTGCAGTCCGGGGACGCCCTGCTCGCGCCCACGATCACCCGCCGGCTCATCGAGCGCTTCGCCACCCGTGAGGAGAGCGCGGCGCCCACGCTCCACCGCGACCTGTCCGGCCTGACGCCCCGCGAACTGGAGGTGCTCCGCCTGCTCGCGACGGGACTCAGCAACGCCGAGCTCGCGGACCGCCTGTTCCTCAGCCCGACCACGGTCAAGACGCACATCGGCCGCATCCTGTCGAAACTGGACCTCCGCGACCGTGTCCAGGCCGTCGTGCTCGCCTACGAGACCGGACTGATCGCACCGGGAGGCCGGAGCGCGGATGCCTGA
- a CDS encoding FUSC family protein has protein sequence MLKRVFVAPDPGRVRLRFAARAVIGIALAVTVCGLAGHSLAAAITGGLAALLALFTVGDTTVKGQAVTTALLPAVGFPVLALAAVLHDVPVARDVAFLAVMGAGVYARRWGPRGHSLGVFAFMMFFATQFLHTVPGQLPELFAAILLSLCASSAVRFGLWCYERRLPPAVVPAPPAGRGLARTTTRQAVQAMLGGGFALAAGQVLSHERWYWAVGATWWVFVNTASRGETLVRSFRRVLGTVIGIGAGFVLAVPLHGAPVPSAIVVAVSIFGIFYTAAVSYTWMMLAVTVMAGVLYGLLGVLNPGLLALRVAETGVGALGAVIAVLLVLPVTTHATTNAWIERALRCVHACTEEAAARLAGSASADPAPRVAELEQLLGKVRFSLAPLVHPFSPLRARKERAGQVLALLDACAREVRGLASIAADPEASHDDRLAAACWRVEAAVEALTAPEAAHGPATDTVALPHPATHEPVLAHLHGLEKALVELAVPLRSPTRTPLIGA, from the coding sequence GTGCTGAAGAGGGTGTTCGTGGCGCCGGATCCGGGGCGGGTGCGTTTGCGGTTCGCCGCGCGGGCCGTCATCGGCATCGCGCTCGCGGTGACCGTGTGCGGTCTGGCCGGGCACTCCCTCGCCGCGGCGATCACCGGTGGGCTCGCGGCGCTGCTCGCTCTCTTCACCGTGGGCGACACGACGGTGAAGGGGCAGGCCGTCACCACGGCCCTGCTGCCCGCCGTGGGCTTTCCCGTGCTCGCACTCGCCGCGGTGCTGCACGACGTGCCCGTGGCGCGGGACGTCGCCTTCCTCGCCGTGATGGGCGCGGGCGTGTACGCGCGGCGGTGGGGGCCGCGCGGGCACTCGCTCGGGGTGTTCGCGTTCATGATGTTCTTCGCGACGCAGTTCCTGCACACGGTGCCGGGACAGCTGCCCGAGCTGTTCGCCGCCATCCTGCTGTCGCTGTGCGCCTCGTCGGCCGTACGGTTCGGGCTCTGGTGCTACGAGCGCCGCCTGCCGCCCGCGGTCGTGCCCGCACCGCCCGCGGGCAGGGGCCTGGCCAGGACGACCACCCGGCAGGCGGTCCAGGCGATGCTCGGCGGCGGCTTCGCCCTCGCGGCGGGGCAGGTCCTCTCGCACGAGCGCTGGTACTGGGCCGTGGGCGCCACCTGGTGGGTGTTCGTGAACACCGCGTCGCGCGGGGAGACGCTGGTGCGCAGCTTCCGGCGGGTGCTCGGCACGGTCATCGGCATCGGCGCGGGCTTCGTCCTCGCGGTCCCGCTGCACGGTGCGCCGGTCCCCTCGGCGATCGTCGTCGCCGTCAGCATCTTCGGGATCTTCTACACCGCGGCGGTCTCCTACACCTGGATGATGCTCGCGGTCACCGTGATGGCCGGGGTGCTCTACGGACTGCTCGGGGTGCTGAACCCGGGGCTGCTCGCCCTGCGGGTCGCGGAGACCGGCGTCGGGGCGCTCGGTGCCGTCATCGCCGTGCTCCTCGTCCTGCCCGTCACCACGCACGCCACGACGAACGCCTGGATCGAGCGCGCCCTGCGGTGCGTGCACGCCTGCACGGAGGAGGCAGCCGCCCGGCTCGCCGGCTCCGCGAGCGCCGACCCCGCGCCGCGCGTCGCCGAACTGGAGCAGCTCCTCGGCAAGGTGCGGTTCTCGCTCGCGCCGCTGGTGCATCCGTTCAGCCCGCTGCGGGCCCGCAAGGAGCGCGCCGGTCAGGTGCTCGCGCTGCTCGACGCCTGCGCCCGCGAGGTGCGCGGGCTCGCCTCGATCGCGGCGGACCCCGAGGCCTCGCACGACGACCGGCTCGCCGCCGCCTGCTGGCGCGTGGAGGCCGCCGTGGAGGCGCTCACCGCGCCGGAGGCCGCGCACGGCCCGGCCACCGACACCGTCGCCCTGCCGCATCCCGCCACCCACGAACCCGTGCTGGCCCATCTGCACGGTCTGGAGAAGGCCCTCGTCGAGCTGGCCGTGCCGCTGCGCAGTCCCACTCGTACGCCTCTGATCGGGGCCTGA
- a CDS encoding GAF domain-containing protein produces MTEESPSIVHDVSVAAAVGRRALPNRLCTAFTQSTGAQRAALSWLPRLEHWQLLHATDEPALQAEAAQFTRADGPSVSAALGMQPVFVPDLRDYPCRTGPPLSEELPGTRRVLALPLHDRHKPVGVLCLYYTERTDVTPEHITHAQRAASLALDALLRWRPVHDAGTGCRRPVWTTSTRAARWERIHQAADYVAARQECAVAEGLAWLQEVSARDGVSLLDVADTVLQPSLAHHDDESEGMSGHDRARGSAA; encoded by the coding sequence ATGACGGAGGAATCACCGTCGATCGTGCATGACGTGTCGGTCGCGGCAGCGGTCGGGCGACGCGCGCTGCCGAACCGGCTCTGCACCGCGTTCACGCAGTCGACGGGCGCGCAGCGCGCGGCCCTTTCCTGGCTGCCGCGGCTCGAACACTGGCAACTGCTGCACGCCACCGACGAACCCGCCCTGCAGGCCGAGGCCGCACAGTTCACCCGCGCCGACGGCCCCTCGGTCAGTGCGGCACTGGGGATGCAGCCCGTGTTCGTGCCGGACCTGCGCGACTACCCCTGCCGGACGGGGCCGCCGCTGTCCGAGGAACTGCCGGGCACCCGGCGCGTGCTGGCGCTCCCGCTGCACGACCGTCACAAACCGGTCGGCGTGCTGTGTCTCTACTACACCGAGCGCACCGACGTGACCCCCGAACACATCACCCACGCGCAGCGTGCCGCCTCCCTCGCACTCGACGCGCTGCTGCGCTGGCGGCCCGTGCACGACGCGGGCACCGGCTGTCGGCGCCCGGTGTGGACCACCAGCACGCGGGCGGCGCGCTGGGAGCGCATCCACCAGGCGGCCGACTACGTGGCCGCCCGTCAGGAGTGCGCCGTCGCCGAGGGTCTTGCGTGGCTCCAGGAGGTGAGCGCGCGGGACGGTGTCTCGCTGCTCGACGTGGCCGACACCGTCCTGCAGCCGTCCCTCGCCCACCACGACGACGAGTCCGAAGGGATGAGCGGCCATGACCGAGCCCGTGGAAGTGCTGCTTGA
- a CDS encoding DUF2267 domain-containing protein: protein MTEPVEVLLDRVRERGGYAERQEAAGAVQSVLEILGEHLVGDDRTDLARLLPRPCAPLLTEGSPASEPLTPAAFVAAVGARVGVDAGQARRAVTAVLATVAEVADDALLRRILTQLPPGHAGLFGRTDPT, encoded by the coding sequence ATGACCGAGCCCGTGGAAGTGCTGCTTGACCGCGTCCGGGAACGCGGGGGTTACGCGGAGCGGCAGGAGGCCGCCGGAGCGGTGCAGAGCGTCCTGGAGATCCTGGGGGAGCACCTGGTGGGGGACGACCGCACCGATCTCGCCCGGCTGCTGCCCCGCCCGTGCGCTCCGCTCCTCACCGAGGGCTCACCGGCCAGCGAACCCCTGACGCCCGCGGCCTTCGTCGCGGCGGTGGGCGCACGCGTCGGCGTCGACGCGGGGCAGGCCCGCCGCGCCGTCACCGCGGTCCTCGCCACCGTCGCGGAGGTCGCCGACGACGCGCTGCTGCGCCGCATACTCACGCAGCTTCCGCCGGGCCACGCCGGTCTGTTCGGCCGCACGGACCCCACGTGA
- a CDS encoding VanZ family protein translates to MARTVPQGKTSRAARTSRTSTARTTGATKTPEATQTPKSPKAAGRRSAPGTPPLSGWARAMAMLLAFAGTVVFAVLLARLTLEPSAASVPLTHSNLRPGDSIHDYLAQPAFRDTVKQLGGNIVLGLPFGMLLPVLVPRARGLIRVTAVTALVMLLVELAQGFLVTGRAFDVDDVLLNTTGAVLGYLLIGRRLGRAVHPRRRHWWHRFTKRSTAAAD, encoded by the coding sequence ATGGCACGGACAGTTCCGCAGGGCAAGACCAGCAGGGCTGCAAGGACCAGCAGGACCAGCACCGCCAGGACCACCGGGGCCACGAAGACCCCGGAGGCCACGCAGACCCCGAAGTCCCCGAAGGCAGCAGGGCGCCGGAGCGCTCCCGGCACGCCTCCGCTCTCCGGGTGGGCGCGGGCGATGGCCATGCTGCTCGCCTTCGCGGGGACGGTGGTCTTCGCCGTGCTGCTGGCCCGGCTGACGCTGGAACCCTCTGCCGCGTCCGTGCCCTTGACGCACAGCAATCTCCGGCCCGGCGACTCGATCCACGACTATCTCGCCCAGCCCGCGTTCCGCGACACCGTCAAGCAGCTCGGCGGCAACATCGTGCTCGGCCTGCCGTTCGGCATGCTGCTGCCGGTGCTCGTGCCACGGGCCCGGGGGCTCATACGCGTCACGGCCGTCACGGCACTGGTGATGCTGCTGGTCGAGCTTGCCCAAGGCTTCCTCGTCACCGGACGGGCCTTCGACGTCGACGACGTGCTGCTCAACACCACGGGAGCCGTGCTCGGTTACCTGCTGATCGGTCGCAGGCTGGGCCGCGCCGTGCACCCTCGCCGCCGGCATTGGTGGCACCGCTTCACGAAGCGGTCCACCGCCGCCGCCGACTAG
- a CDS encoding DUF6003 family protein yields MSDREGDFPAMADDAYLFLLTDRHPRLGTALAAVGALECAQTPAVHGWLQAHDVSASSELVRILPAEAQSLIPEDAERLPVPLSEEEALRVQQECAPQSVTDLEGELLDFRETTQDWEALVHRALAAGIPAPRIARLTGLDPQDIGRLTV; encoded by the coding sequence ATGTCCGATCGAGAAGGCGACTTCCCCGCGATGGCCGACGACGCATACCTCTTCCTCCTGACCGACCGGCACCCCCGCCTCGGGACGGCGCTGGCCGCCGTCGGCGCCCTGGAGTGCGCGCAGACCCCCGCCGTCCACGGCTGGCTGCAGGCCCACGACGTGTCGGCCTCGTCCGAACTGGTCCGGATCCTGCCCGCCGAGGCTCAGTCACTCATCCCCGAGGACGCCGAGCGCCTGCCCGTCCCGCTGAGCGAGGAAGAGGCTCTGCGGGTCCAGCAGGAGTGCGCACCCCAGTCCGTCACGGACCTGGAGGGCGAGCTGCTGGACTTCCGGGAGACGACCCAGGACTGGGAGGCGCTGGTGCACCGGGCGCTGGCCGCGGGCATTCCAGCGCCGCGCATCGCCCGGCTGACCGGCCTCGACCCGCAGGACATCGGCCGCCTCACGGTGTGA
- a CDS encoding RNA polymerase sigma factor SigF, whose translation MTAATGTSTDTRLAELPEIVSPQEVGPQDARDLSKLFFTRLATLEEGTPEYQYARNTLVEMNMSLVRYAAGRFRHRSDDMEDIVQVGTIGLIKAIDRFELSREVQFATFAVPYIVGEIKRFFRDTSWAVHVPRRLQEARVELAKATDELSTRLGRSPKVSELAELMDLTEEEVIEARMAANGYNSTSLDATVHGDRDDSEAALADFIGAEDPAMELVEDFHALSPLLAQLDERDRQILRLRFVDELTQSQIGERLGVSQMHVSRLLSRTLARLREGMLTAH comes from the coding sequence ATGACAGCGGCCACCGGTACATCCACGGACACGCGCCTCGCGGAACTGCCGGAGATCGTCTCTCCTCAGGAGGTCGGGCCGCAGGACGCCCGCGACCTGTCGAAACTGTTCTTCACCCGGCTCGCCACGCTCGAAGAGGGCACGCCCGAGTACCAATACGCCCGCAACACCCTCGTCGAGATGAACATGTCGCTGGTCAGGTACGCCGCCGGGCGGTTCCGCCACCGCAGCGACGACATGGAGGACATCGTCCAGGTCGGCACGATCGGCCTGATCAAGGCGATCGACCGCTTCGAGCTCTCCCGCGAGGTCCAGTTCGCCACGTTCGCCGTGCCGTACATCGTCGGCGAGATCAAACGTTTCTTCCGCGACACCTCCTGGGCCGTGCACGTTCCGCGCCGCCTCCAGGAGGCCCGCGTCGAACTCGCCAAGGCCACCGACGAGCTCAGCACCCGCCTCGGCCGCTCCCCCAAGGTCAGCGAACTGGCCGAGCTGATGGACCTCACCGAGGAGGAGGTCATCGAGGCCCGCATGGCCGCCAACGGCTACAACTCCACCTCCCTGGACGCGACCGTCCACGGCGACCGCGACGACAGCGAGGCGGCCCTCGCCGACTTCATCGGCGCGGAGGACCCCGCCATGGAGCTCGTGGAGGATTTCCACGCCCTGTCCCCGCTGCTCGCCCAACTCGACGAGCGCGACCGGCAGATCCTGCGGCTGCGGTTCGTCGACGAACTCACCCAGTCACAGATCGGCGAACGCCTCGGGGTCTCCCAGATGCACGTCTCGCGCCTGCTCTCCCGCACCCTGGCCCGGCTGCGCGAGGGCATGCTCACCGCACACTGA
- a CDS encoding ATP-binding protein produces MRTQRTRLDTGPAELDTGASDGAVFDKRPEAVAHARDFARAFVDGLHPPVGSQDVVSVELTVSELVTNVVRHARGTSCSLRLQAQPDGIAVTVGDADPRPPQERAPDLAGGTGGFGWPMVQHMAKTVTVTRGPNGKTIRAVLPR; encoded by the coding sequence ATGAGGACGCAAAGGACGCGACTGGACACCGGACCGGCCGAGCTGGACACCGGAGCGTCGGACGGAGCGGTTTTCGACAAGCGGCCGGAGGCCGTCGCCCACGCGCGGGATTTCGCCCGCGCCTTCGTGGACGGGCTCCACCCGCCCGTGGGCTCCCAGGACGTCGTGAGTGTCGAACTCACGGTGTCCGAGCTCGTCACCAACGTCGTACGGCACGCGCGCGGGACCTCGTGTTCCCTGCGTCTGCAGGCGCAGCCGGACGGCATCGCGGTGACGGTCGGTGACGCCGATCCGCGACCGCCGCAGGAGCGGGCGCCCGATCTGGCGGGCGGCACCGGCGGATTCGGCTGGCCCATGGTCCAGCACATGGCGAAGACGGTCACCGTGACCAGGGGACCGAACGGCAAGACCATCCGGGCCGTGCTGCCCCGGTGA